The genomic segment AATGATCTGGTTGATTCGATCCATTCGGACGGAGAATGGCTCATTTACCTCTTCCACTCGATTACACCGACCAATGATCGGTGGTACGCACCAGTCAACATATCTGAAATTATAAAAAATATTAATTATGTTAAATCGGTAAATAACGTCTGGATCGATACTATCACCACCATCGGAGCCTACTGGTTGGGACAGAAGATCTTCAATTCTATCACGCCTACTACAGTTGGAAATGATAAAGTTTGGACGTGGTCATTGCCTGATGGCTTTCCTCGGGGGCAGTATCTTCGGGTGAGGACGGACGGAGGAACGCTCAGGCAGGGAGGAGACGTTTTAGAATGGGATCCGCACGGATACTATGAGGTTTCGTTGGATGAGGGTTGCTTGACACTGTCGCCGTCGTCCCCAGGGAGGGAAACGACTAATCCCTAGTAAAACCACCCCGAGAACGGGTGCGAACATCAAGACTACTGACAACGACAGCGGTAGGTGAAAACAGAATCGATGAATGGCTGTCAGTCACAAAACCATTTTGAAACACTCGGCATAACTATCATTGTGTGAGATTCTACTCGATCGAACTTACAAGCACAGCTACGCGTCAAATCGCTCGCCTCGAAGTCACGAACTGATTGGAGGAGGTCAAAATACGCGTATACCTCACACCACACAAATGACATTTATCTGTGAATAACGGCTGTCGACACTAACAAAATCGGACCAAATAAGATTCTGCTAGTCCACGTTGGAACGCCGTTCTCCTCGGACAATCGATGTCACTTTCTGAAGATCGAACAGCAAGATAGCGATCACGGCCGCTCACTGATCCTATTCGTTCTGAAAGTAAAACGGGAAACATTTTCACTGCACAACTTAGGGAATGGTGACAAGTCCAATTATTCTGAGAATGTTGTTAGTAAATTCATATGAGTTGTAATTATATAATGTCCAAAATCATCGATTATTCAATATGTGATTTTCCCGTCCCGTCTCCAAACTATCGAATATGCCCAAAACAGGACCATCTCCGACAGACGAAACAGTCGCGGTAATTCCGGACGAAGCGAGTCAGACGTTCATCGACCGATTCCGGGGTGAAGTGATCCATCCCGACGATCAGGGGTACGACAACGCCCGGCAGATCTGGAACGGAATGATCGACAAGCACCCAGCGATAATCGCTCGGTGTACCGGCGTCGCTGATGTCGTTGAAGCGGTGAATTTTGCTCGAGACAACGAACTGCTCGTTGCAGTCCGTGGTGGCGGACACAACGTCGCAGGGACAGCTCTCTGTGATGGAGGCATCGTCATCGATCTCTCCGAGATGAACGGTATCCACGTCGATCCAGAAGACAAGACAGTTCGTGCTGGCGGTGGAGCAACGCTAGGAGATGTCGATCGAGAGACGCAGGTCTTCGGATTGGCAACGCCGTTGGGCGTCGTATCAAAAACTGGAATCGCAGGATTGACCCTCAACGGCGGGGTTGGTCACCTCCGACGAAAGCACGGATTGGCGTGTGACAACCTCGAATCCGTTGAAATCGTCACGGCCGACGGAGACGTTCTGAGAGCCGATCACGAGCAACACGAGGACCTGTTCTGGGCACTGCGCGGTGGTGGAGGGAACCTCGGTATCGTCACATCGTTCGAATATCGACTCCATGAGGTCGGCCCCGACGTGTTCGGTCTCTTCGTCGTTTACCACGGGGACAACGCTGTCGAAGTCCTCGAACGGTTCCGCGAGTACGCTGAATCGGCCTCCGAGAACGCGAGCGTCATCCCCTTCTATCTGTTCGTACCCGATATCGAGGAGTTTCCGGAAGAGGCATGGGGCGAACCGGCAGTCGGGATCATCGGCTGTTACGCCGGAGCGATCGACGACGCCGAAGCGGAGTTCCGCTCGCTTCGATCGGTCACCGAGCCGATCATCGACTTCAGTGGACGAATGCCGTATACGGAGTTACAGATGCTACTCGATGCCGACTATCCGGACGGTCGTCGGTACTACTGGAAAGCGACGTACGTGGACGAACTCACGGACGACCTACTCGATTTCATCGTTCGTCATGGAGAGGCAAGTCCATCGACACTGTCGACCGTCGATCTCTGGAACCTCGATGGTGCAATCAGTACCCGTTCCCGAGACGCGACAGCCTTCTGGCACCGAGACAAGAGTTTTATGCTTACTTTCGAAGCCAACTGGGATGATCCAACCATGGACGATGAAAACGTCGCGTGGGTGCGTGAGGGTATCGACGAAGTTCGGAGACTGAAGGTCGCCTCGGGTGGATATGGCAATTTCCCCGGGTTCAACGAGGATCCCGGACGAGCTATCTTCGGCGAAAACTACGACCGGCTGGTGGAGGTGAAGAACGAATACGATCCCGAGAACCTGTTCCACTCGAATCGATACGTTGCTCCCGACACCGGTGATGACTAACGAGATGGAGAGTATCGACACACCGATCGTACACGCCGAATTGGCGCGCTTCGTCGCCGAAAGTCGAGACTTCTCTGTCCCACAAAGAAGGCGTTAACGAACGAATACACGGGTGTACTCGATTCGTACTCATCGTATTCAGACACCACT from the Halocatena salina genome contains:
- a CDS encoding FAD-binding oxidoreductase — translated: MPKTGPSPTDETVAVIPDEASQTFIDRFRGEVIHPDDQGYDNARQIWNGMIDKHPAIIARCTGVADVVEAVNFARDNELLVAVRGGGHNVAGTALCDGGIVIDLSEMNGIHVDPEDKTVRAGGGATLGDVDRETQVFGLATPLGVVSKTGIAGLTLNGGVGHLRRKHGLACDNLESVEIVTADGDVLRADHEQHEDLFWALRGGGGNLGIVTSFEYRLHEVGPDVFGLFVVYHGDNAVEVLERFREYAESASENASVIPFYLFVPDIEEFPEEAWGEPAVGIIGCYAGAIDDAEAEFRSLRSVTEPIIDFSGRMPYTELQMLLDADYPDGRRYYWKATYVDELTDDLLDFIVRHGEASPSTLSTVDLWNLDGAISTRSRDATAFWHRDKSFMLTFEANWDDPTMDDENVAWVREGIDEVRRLKVASGGYGNFPGFNEDPGRAIFGENYDRLVEVKNEYDPENLFHSNRYVAPDTGDD